A single window of Candidatus Methanomethylicota archaeon DNA harbors:
- the hisIE gene encoding bifunctional phosphoribosyl-AMP cyclohydrolase/phosphoribosyl-ATP diphosphatase HisIE yields MSLDSIINELDFEKLNGIIPVVTLDENGKVLMLAFMNKEALRKTLETGKMHYWSRSRKKIWMKGEESGHYQYVLGIYTDCDRDSLLFIVHQEGKVCHKDKETCFHEKIKEYRIRHLIIEELEKIIEERIKKPKEDSYTSSIVNKGLEEISKKIIEEAAEVAISALRESEERLISEIADLLFHLLVLLKVRGKSINDVYEELWRRRK; encoded by the coding sequence ATGAGTTTAGACAGTATTATAAATGAATTAGATTTTGAAAAATTAAATGGAATTATTCCTGTTGTAACTTTAGATGAAAATGGAAAAGTGCTAATGTTAGCATTTATGAATAAAGAAGCATTAAGAAAAACTTTAGAAACTGGAAAAATGCATTATTGGTCAAGATCAAGAAAGAAAATTTGGATGAAAGGGGAAGAGTCTGGTCATTATCAATATGTATTAGGAATATATACTGATTGTGATAGAGATTCTTTATTATTCATAGTTCATCAAGAAGGAAAAGTTTGTCATAAAGATAAAGAAACATGTTTTCATGAAAAAATAAAGGAATATAGAATAAGACACTTAATAATTGAAGAATTGGAAAAAATAATAGAAGAAAGAATTAAAAAACCAAAAGAAGATTCATATACATCAAGTATAGTAAATAAAGGATTGGAAGAAATTTCAAAAAAGATTATTGAAGAAGCTGCAGAAGTAGCAATATCAGCTCTTAGAGAAAGTGAAGAAAGATTAATTTCAGAAATTGCTGATTTATTATTTCATTTACTAGTATTATTGAAAGTTAGAGGAAAAAGTATAAATGATGTATATGAAGAATTATGGAGAAGAAGAAAATAA
- a CDS encoding MFS transporter, with protein sequence MKDLKSIKFIELLDNAQWSKEHWKLFTAISLNYVFDGIMFSIAPLLAYIVAPHMAIEILALNLLAEWLGAITLGKVADIYGRKPVFMSVLMMEVFALFALYFTYHEPILFLIFTSIMTFGIGGEFGAAYSALAELCPKLHRGKALLISTNFWNIGAAIIAGLALIFKLIYLDPILQIRLLLTAALGTAITMGIVRIGFPESIRWLVIKGKIKDAELIIKKFSSKIDNINFEFPQEPTISLSNALLKYPFRLIILAIVTVVQYVTYGMLAYYLPYAPGFVFGIEEAPRIIFIANLGASIGAFLLLPIIDRARRLSVLLAFLGGFITVLLIFIAHGIVSLLLFYSILFLNLVFSEWAWGSINVLQSELFPTGVRASIVGLLVSLTGIVGALTVYFEKYFTATGFIIWAIILWFLGLIAALLWYIKGVESARKSLEELI encoded by the coding sequence ATGAAAGATTTAAAAAGTATTAAATTTATAGAATTACTAGATAATGCTCAATGGAGTAAAGAACATTGGAAATTATTTACTGCTATATCTTTAAATTATGTATTTGATGGAATAATGTTTTCTATTGCTCCATTATTAGCATATATAGTTGCACCTCATATGGCCATAGAAATATTAGCTTTAAATTTATTAGCTGAATGGTTAGGTGCTATAACACTTGGTAAAGTAGCAGATATCTATGGAAGAAAACCAGTATTCATGTCAGTATTAATGATGGAAGTATTTGCACTTTTTGCTTTATATTTTACATATCATGAACCTATTCTCTTTTTAATATTTACTTCAATAATGACTTTTGGTATTGGAGGAGAATTTGGTGCAGCTTATTCTGCATTAGCTGAACTTTGTCCAAAGCTTCATAGAGGTAAAGCATTATTGATTTCTACAAACTTTTGGAATATAGGTGCAGCTATTATTGCAGGTTTAGCATTGATATTTAAATTAATATACTTGGATCCAATTCTTCAAATAAGACTACTTTTAACTGCTGCTTTAGGAACAGCAATAACAATGGGCATTGTTAGAATAGGTTTCCCTGAAAGTATAAGATGGCTTGTAATCAAAGGTAAAATTAAAGATGCAGAATTAATAATTAAAAAATTCTCTTCAAAGATTGATAATATTAATTTTGAATTTCCACAAGAACCTACAATAAGTTTAAGTAATGCTCTATTAAAATATCCATTTAGGCTTATAATTTTAGCTATAGTAACTGTTGTTCAATATGTAACTTATGGAATGCTAGCTTATTATTTACCATATGCTCCTGGATTTGTTTTTGGTATTGAAGAAGCACCACGTATAATATTTATTGCAAACTTAGGAGCATCTATAGGAGCATTTCTATTATTACCAATAATAGATAGAGCAAGAAGGCTTTCGGTTTTACTAGCATTTCTAGGAGGTTTTATTACTGTATTATTAATATTTATAGCTCATGGAATAGTTTCTTTATTATTATTTTATTCTATATTGTTCTTAAACTTAGTATTTTCTGAATGGGCTTGGGGTAGCATTAATGTATTACAAAGTGAGCTCTTTCCAACTGGAGTTAGAGCTTCTATTGTAGGTTTATTAGTAAGTCTTACTGGAATTGTTGGAGCTCTTACAGTATATTTTGAAAAATATTTTACTGCAACAGGGTTTATAATTTGGGCTATAATACTTTGGTTCCTTGGCTTAATAGCTGCATTACTATGGTATATAAAAGGAGTAGAAAGTGCTCGTAAAAGTCTTGAAGAACTTATATAA
- a CDS encoding LysE family transporter: MTWIELLIMVIIISASGVMSPGPLTFAAIASGSRNGWKAGLQIGLGHLMVELPIALAIATGIAIIASNWLSIFGGIFMIFFGFLTIKSSKNMEFKKSLSNPILIGIGLSALNPYFILWWISIGASLVLMAIDLAGILGVLVMYFSHVWLDFIWLVILAIIGHQGRRLGKFYPIFVTILGLILIIFGVSFIIRGLNY; this comes from the coding sequence TTGACTTGGATTGAATTATTAATCATGGTTATAATAATAAGTGCTTCAGGAGTAATGTCACCTGGTCCTTTAACATTTGCAGCAATTGCTAGTGGTTCAAGAAATGGTTGGAAAGCTGGATTACAAATAGGTTTAGGTCATTTAATGGTTGAATTACCAATAGCTTTAGCCATTGCTACAGGAATAGCAATAATAGCATCAAATTGGCTCTCAATTTTTGGAGGAATATTTATGATATTTTTTGGATTTTTAACAATAAAGAGTTCTAAGAATATGGAGTTTAAAAAATCATTAAGTAATCCCATATTAATTGGTATTGGGTTATCTGCTTTAAATCCCTATTTCATACTATGGTGGATAAGTATAGGAGCTTCTCTTGTATTAATGGCCATAGATTTGGCTGGAATACTTGGAGTTTTAGTTATGTATTTTTCACATGTATGGTTAGATTTTATATGGTTAGTGATTCTTGCAATTATAGGACATCAAGGAAGAAGACTTGGAAAATTCTATCCAATATTTGTTACAATATTAGGATTAATTTTGATAATTTTTGGAGTTAGTTTTATAATTAGAGGACTAAATTATTAA
- a CDS encoding acylphosphatase: protein MKIRAHVYISGKVQGVFFRAWTEDEAVKRGLCGWVRNLADGRVEAIFEGEKEMVEDMIKACWTGPPEAKVSNVKVIYEDYKGEFNDFRILYGRW, encoded by the coding sequence ATGAAGATCAGAGCTCACGTTTATATTAGTGGAAAAGTTCAAGGAGTATTTTTTAGAGCTTGGACAGAGGACGAAGCTGTCAAAAGAGGATTATGTGGATGGGTTAGAAATTTAGCAGATGGTAGGGTAGAAGCAATTTTTGAAGGAGAAAAAGAAATGGTAGAAGACATGATAAAAGCTTGTTGGACTGGCCCACCTGAAGCAAAAGTATCAAATGTAAAAGTAATTTATGAAGATTATAAAGGAGAGTTCAATGATTTTAGAATACTATATGGGCGATGGTAA
- a CDS encoding carbohydrate kinase family protein, whose protein sequence is MPEILIVGHVSIDRIKNIHGEKIQPGGAALYAAMGARTICRDVGILSAIGDDYKFYDVLSLFSNSIIKRVKGKSTSFSILYDKDWNAIYKEVFIGPGSRITTRDLINALKYNVKALHIAPMNPPKVEKMIKEIKSKYKNIIISLNSSIHYFNKINNRRAILNAANLCDFFILNERELHALTEIEVVSEALKLLKSKVVVLTLGEIGTLIKSENNIEFVPAMAAITKNIVDVTGAGDTWAGSFLASYLKSKSWSKAVSFASVISAIKCTGWNFEKIMNLNFNNIEEIYEFAITLKEKSKQLTLTDIWKNKLPSPI, encoded by the coding sequence GTGCCAGAAATTTTAATTGTTGGTCATGTTTCAATAGATAGAATTAAAAATATTCATGGTGAAAAAATTCAACCTGGTGGTGCAGCACTATATGCTGCCATGGGTGCAAGAACAATATGTCGAGATGTAGGAATTCTATCTGCTATAGGTGATGATTATAAATTTTATGATGTACTTTCCTTATTTAGTAATTCTATAATAAAAAGAGTTAAAGGAAAAAGTACAAGTTTTTCTATATTATATGATAAAGATTGGAATGCAATATATAAGGAAGTTTTCATAGGACCTGGTTCTAGAATTACTACAAGAGATTTAATAAATGCTTTAAAATATAATGTAAAAGCACTACATATTGCTCCTATGAATCCTCCAAAAGTAGAAAAAATGATTAAAGAAATTAAAAGTAAATATAAAAATATTATAATATCTTTAAATTCATCTATTCATTATTTTAATAAAATTAATAATAGACGGGCCATTCTTAATGCTGCTAACTTATGTGATTTTTTTATACTTAATGAAAGAGAACTTCATGCTTTAACTGAAATAGAAGTAGTATCAGAAGCTTTAAAATTATTAAAATCAAAAGTTGTTGTACTTACTTTAGGTGAAATAGGGACTCTCATAAAATCTGAAAATAATATAGAATTTGTTCCAGCAATGGCAGCAATAACTAAAAATATTGTGGATGTTACTGGTGCTGGAGATACTTGGGCAGGTAGTTTTTTAGCATCTTATCTTAAAAGTAAAAGTTGGAGTAAAGCTGTAAGTTTTGCTTCAGTTATATCTGCTATAAAGTGTACTGGTTGGAATTTTGAAAAAATAATGAATTTGAATTTTAATAATATTGAAGAAATATATGAATTTGCAATTACTTTAAAAGAAAAAAGCAAACAATTAACATTAACTGATATTTGGAAAAATAAATTACCATCGCCCATATAG
- a CDS encoding DNA double-strand break repair nuclease NurA, whose translation MNNIKELIDVIKNFVNLPEKTKAYGFNEWLDIDSIIEIEEKKGKISAIDGGSSEIIKLPTRALVLNRIYCNCFFGMEKLNFFKKCTFISLTKLFKIEEKLIFETKITNFLEGFIDLEIPIVDSSAEEMRIGKSRGDINRALSMARRFAEWAYVKEALKSGAKFIIMDGSLQTSFPNESKLMDLMYEEVKKHNVIIAGLSKTTTLFTEEGLPLSIFLENLANKVGLKKWAVKLGISEEWAHRAIVYYAKLHENCDRGFRIDVFREAKEEEIIELLSILASNSKYFAYPGYPYALIDAHTYAKVGKEEAMHIRDLILDNLDIEIMKKIELAEAALTGHRILDDLG comes from the coding sequence TTGAATAATATTAAAGAGCTTATTGATGTCATTAAAAATTTTGTAAATTTACCAGAAAAAACAAAAGCTTATGGATTTAATGAATGGTTAGATATTGATTCTATTATAGAAATTGAAGAAAAGAAAGGAAAAATTTCAGCCATAGACGGAGGTAGTAGTGAAATAATAAAACTTCCTACTAGAGCTTTAGTATTAAATAGAATTTATTGTAATTGTTTTTTTGGTATGGAAAAATTAAATTTTTTCAAAAAATGTACTTTTATATCTTTAACAAAACTTTTTAAAATAGAAGAAAAATTAATTTTTGAAACTAAAATTACTAATTTTTTAGAAGGATTTATTGATTTAGAAATACCAATAGTAGACTCTAGTGCTGAGGAAATGAGAATAGGTAAAAGTAGAGGAGATATCAATAGAGCACTTTCCATGGCAAGAAGATTTGCTGAATGGGCTTATGTAAAAGAAGCTTTAAAATCAGGGGCAAAATTTATAATAATGGATGGAAGTCTTCAAACTTCTTTTCCAAATGAGTCAAAACTTATGGATTTAATGTATGAAGAAGTGAAAAAACATAATGTAATAATAGCAGGATTATCAAAAACTACAACTCTATTTACTGAAGAAGGATTACCTCTATCAATATTTCTAGAAAATTTAGCAAATAAAGTTGGATTAAAAAAATGGGCTGTAAAATTAGGAATTTCAGAAGAGTGGGCACATAGAGCTATTGTTTATTATGCAAAATTACATGAAAATTGTGATAGAGGATTTAGAATTGATGTATTTAGAGAAGCGAAAGAAGAAGAAATAATTGAGCTTCTTTCTATACTTGCTTCAAATTCAAAGTATTTTGCATATCCAGGATATCCTTATGCATTAATAGATGCTCATACTTATGCAAAAGTAGGAAAAGAGGAAGCAATGCATATAAGAGATTTAATTTTAGATAATTTAGATATAGAAATTATGAAAAAAATTGAATTAGCTGAAGCTGCTCTTACAGGACATAGAATATTAGATGATTTGGGTTGA
- a CDS encoding ATP-binding protein codes for MEIVGSIVAGGSDRLIIREKKGANLELGELVVIEDFNKKYIYMVSSIEYGSIIGENRLYTSAGTIVEDTNPKLEFPEDDLRFFRKVTLIPLLEVYENTYRTPRSIPNFLSKVRRIEKSDFSFLKIPENKIFLGKIRNGSKVLDLDYYMNGEEILSHHVLIAAQTGRGKSNLVKVMLWEIMNYGNFGILVLDVHNEYFGYGCLKGLKDHPKANKALVYYSKNPPPGQKKLIVNLKSISQEDLFGIIELSEPQKDAISIYVREYGNNWLKELLRETQENDILFEKKKIHPSTLKALRRKLGNLFRIKILENGEPHCEDEVFCFEGVGETIISDMANALEEGKIVIIDGSTIPDETGLIIMSAVMREVFNRYEKYKNEGKLKEKVQIGVVLEEAPRILGELYDKNIFGRIAREGRKFKIGLIAVTQMASVIPDEILANIGTKIIMGNEMQKERMKLIENSPQNLSDYNYIIAGLEKGESIVTSIFSKFPVPIYTPLFDNIVNKESNKTELVFF; via the coding sequence ATGGAAATTGTTGGATCAATTGTAGCTGGAGGAAGTGATAGACTTATAATTAGAGAGAAAAAAGGAGCGAATTTAGAACTTGGAGAATTAGTAGTAATAGAAGATTTTAATAAAAAATACATATATATGGTATCATCTATTGAATATGGATCTATTATAGGAGAAAATAGACTTTATACAAGTGCAGGGACAATTGTAGAAGACACAAATCCAAAATTAGAATTTCCTGAAGATGATTTAAGATTTTTTAGAAAAGTAACTCTAATACCTTTATTAGAAGTTTATGAAAATACATATAGAACGCCAAGGTCTATACCTAATTTCTTATCAAAAGTAAGAAGAATTGAAAAATCAGATTTTTCATTTTTAAAAATACCTGAAAATAAAATCTTTCTTGGTAAAATAAGAAATGGAAGTAAGGTACTAGACTTGGATTATTATATGAATGGAGAAGAAATATTATCACATCATGTACTAATAGCAGCTCAAACTGGAAGAGGAAAATCCAATTTAGTAAAAGTAATGCTTTGGGAAATAATGAATTATGGAAATTTTGGAATATTAGTTTTAGATGTTCATAATGAATATTTTGGATATGGATGTTTAAAAGGACTTAAGGATCATCCAAAAGCTAATAAAGCTTTAGTATATTATTCAAAAAATCCTCCACCAGGACAAAAGAAATTAATAGTAAATCTAAAGTCTATTTCACAAGAAGATTTGTTTGGAATAATTGAACTTTCAGAACCACAAAAAGATGCTATAAGTATTTATGTAAGAGAATATGGGAATAATTGGTTAAAGGAGCTTTTAAGAGAAACTCAAGAAAATGATATTTTATTTGAAAAAAAGAAAATTCATCCATCTACATTAAAAGCACTTAGAAGAAAACTTGGTAATTTATTTAGAATAAAAATATTAGAAAATGGAGAACCTCATTGTGAAGATGAAGTATTTTGTTTTGAAGGAGTAGGTGAGACTATTATATCAGATATGGCTAATGCTTTAGAAGAAGGAAAAATTGTTATAATTGATGGATCAACAATACCAGATGAAACTGGACTTATAATAATGAGTGCAGTAATGAGAGAAGTATTTAATAGATATGAAAAGTATAAAAATGAAGGTAAGTTAAAAGAAAAAGTTCAAATAGGAGTAGTATTAGAAGAAGCTCCAAGAATTTTAGGAGAACTTTATGATAAGAATATTTTTGGAAGAATAGCTCGTGAAGGTAGGAAATTTAAGATAGGGCTTATAGCAGTAACACAAATGGCTTCAGTAATACCTGATGAAATATTAGCAAATATAGGAACAAAGATAATAATGGGTAATGAAATGCAAAAAGAGAGAATGAAATTAATTGAAAATTCTCCTCAAAATCTCTCAGATTATAATTATATAATTGCAGGTTTAGAAAAAGGTGAAAGTATTGTAACTTCAATATTTTCAAAATTCCCAGTTCCAATTTATACACCATTATTTGATAATATTGTTAATAAAGAATCTAATAAAACTGAACTTGTATTCTTTTAG
- a CDS encoding metallophosphoesterase — protein sequence MKFAHMADIHLGATSEPRLREFEISTLTKAFQICIERDVDFIIISGDLFHVNIPDLSIVKEAVRIMKKFVENGKNIYVVYGSHDYSPNATSIVDILDEIGIIKRVGKPSFSEGKLRPEVIIDKSGAIITGMSGRKLSLEKEYFKYLDREYLSSLKGYKIFVFHSAIEELKKKGEYYEGIASTDLPEGFDYYAGGHIHRRIEYLGKIFYPGPLFTGWGTDLENTVKGERRGFFIVNNGKVEFIDLTPFQGIYKEFDATGLSALELNNRIRSFIENTDIKNKVVVLKVFGELVRGTTSDVEFTKIREEIMKKGALYLHLNRSQLKSREFEGATPIGEDINKIEEEIFKEAIAYKKFNELKLIKEGVNLSKILFNQLRVQKKEGERQVDYERRMKEAAIEVLGIRELLIG from the coding sequence ATGAAATTTGCTCACATGGCAGATATACATTTAGGAGCTACTTCTGAGCCAAGACTTAGAGAATTTGAAATTTCTACATTAACAAAAGCTTTTCAAATATGCATAGAAAGAGATGTAGATTTCATAATAATTTCAGGAGATCTCTTTCATGTAAATATACCAGATTTATCTATAGTAAAAGAAGCTGTAAGAATAATGAAGAAATTTGTAGAAAATGGAAAAAATATATATGTAGTATATGGAAGTCATGATTATTCTCCTAATGCTACTTCCATTGTAGATATATTAGATGAAATTGGAATTATAAAAAGAGTTGGTAAACCTAGTTTTTCAGAAGGTAAGCTTAGACCAGAGGTTATAATTGATAAAAGTGGTGCAATAATTACTGGAATGTCTGGAAGAAAACTCTCATTAGAGAAAGAGTATTTTAAATACTTAGATAGAGAATATCTTTCATCATTAAAAGGTTATAAAATATTTGTTTTCCATAGTGCAATAGAAGAATTGAAAAAGAAAGGAGAATATTATGAAGGAATTGCTTCAACTGATCTTCCTGAAGGATTTGATTATTATGCTGGAGGACATATACATAGAAGGATAGAATATCTTGGAAAAATATTCTATCCAGGACCATTATTCACAGGTTGGGGAACAGATCTTGAAAATACTGTAAAAGGAGAAAGAAGAGGTTTTTTCATTGTAAATAATGGAAAAGTTGAATTTATTGATTTAACACCATTTCAAGGAATTTATAAAGAATTTGATGCTACAGGATTATCTGCATTAGAATTAAATAATAGAATTAGAAGTTTTATTGAAAATACAGATATTAAGAATAAAGTAGTAGTACTTAAAGTATTTGGAGAATTAGTAAGAGGTACTACAAGTGATGTAGAATTTACAAAAATAAGAGAAGAGATTATGAAAAAAGGAGCATTATATTTACACTTGAATAGAAGTCAATTAAAATCAAGAGAATTTGAAGGGGCAACACCTATAGGAGAAGATATTAATAAAATTGAAGAAGAAATTTTTAAAGAAGCCATAGCTTATAAAAAATTCAATGAATTAAAATTAATAAAAGAAGGAGTAAATCTTTCTAAAATACTTTTTAATCAATTAAGAGTTCAAAAAAAGGAAGGGGAAAGACAAGTAGATTATGAAAGAAGAATGAAAGAAGCTGCAATAGAAGTTCTTGGAATTAGAGAATTGTTAATAGGGTGA
- a CDS encoding AAA family ATPase, producing MILRRLRIKNIRSYDEGEVNFPNGIILFEGDIGSGKSTLLLAIEFALFGLGNEKGTSLLSLGKNEGEVELEFELKNKRVKVHRSLIRSRKKGGISQEDCWIEIDGRRMLLSPTEMKEKILEILGYNEPADPKAKSVIFRYAIYTPQEEMKEILNRPVDERLQTIRKALRLEDYKIARDNALTIAKELKIHAKLLLEEEKKIPDLENEKKKLLQEKEENFKKIEELENNLLDIEISIKGLESEAEILREEIEKLIGEAKRGEEIEKTIEDFKKKIEDLRNRINNDKQKSNNLKKQKDEILKIIKKPEKDLEIIENELSEVRKEKNKILEEVAKKDHLLSTYISLVERKVCPTCNQRVDHEEFLSRVNNLRIELDEINRKKKEIELNIEKLELMKKEAEEYKLLSMRLSNIEESILILEERILKDEEELNNLLKRNEELKEELKIAKEAADNYRKKKIELEKISNEIKKLMEKRRDLENKKSKLIADMEKLQLSINNLDQEINKIKEKANKGKRLLEYTTWLEECFIPALEKIEVTIFRDANREFNEEFSRFFSFMVDDPSKSVMIDEEFTPIVMQESYEQDISNLSGGERTALALAFRLALNKIVQKRAGIEGGLLILDEPTDGLSKEQIGKIGDLIRELGLNQVIIVSHERELEGAVDHIFRVQKENGKSKVILTRG from the coding sequence TTGATATTAAGAAGATTGAGAATTAAGAATATAAGAAGTTATGATGAAGGAGAAGTAAATTTTCCAAATGGAATAATACTATTTGAAGGAGATATTGGATCAGGAAAATCTACATTACTTCTCGCTATTGAATTTGCATTATTTGGTTTAGGAAATGAAAAAGGAACAAGTTTATTGAGCTTAGGAAAGAATGAAGGAGAAGTAGAACTTGAATTTGAATTAAAAAATAAGAGAGTTAAAGTACATAGAAGTTTAATAAGATCAAGAAAGAAAGGGGGAATTTCTCAAGAAGATTGTTGGATAGAAATTGATGGTAGAAGAATGTTGCTTTCACCAACTGAAATGAAAGAAAAAATATTAGAAATTTTAGGATATAATGAGCCTGCTGATCCAAAAGCTAAAAGTGTTATTTTTAGATATGCAATTTATACTCCTCAAGAAGAGATGAAAGAAATTTTAAATAGACCAGTTGATGAAAGACTTCAGACTATAAGAAAAGCGCTTAGACTTGAGGATTATAAAATAGCAAGGGATAATGCATTAACAATAGCTAAGGAATTAAAAATACATGCTAAATTACTATTAGAAGAAGAGAAGAAAATACCAGATCTTGAAAATGAAAAAAAGAAATTACTACAAGAGAAAGAGGAAAATTTTAAGAAAATTGAGGAATTAGAAAATAACTTACTTGATATTGAAATATCAATTAAGGGTCTTGAAAGTGAGGCTGAAATTCTAAGAGAAGAAATTGAGAAATTAATAGGAGAAGCAAAAAGAGGAGAAGAAATTGAAAAAACAATTGAAGATTTTAAGAAAAAAATAGAAGATTTAAGAAATAGAATAAATAATGATAAACAAAAGAGTAATAATTTAAAAAAACAAAAAGATGAAATTTTAAAAATTATAAAAAAACCAGAAAAGGATTTAGAAATTATTGAAAATGAACTTTCTGAAGTTAGAAAAGAAAAGAACAAAATTCTTGAAGAAGTTGCAAAAAAAGATCATTTATTATCAACATACATTTCTCTTGTAGAGAGAAAAGTTTGTCCAACTTGTAATCAAAGAGTAGATCATGAAGAATTTCTTTCAAGAGTTAATAATTTAAGAATAGAACTTGATGAAATAAATAGAAAAAAGAAGGAAATTGAATTAAATATTGAAAAACTTGAATTAATGAAAAAAGAAGCTGAGGAATATAAATTACTTAGTATGAGACTTAGTAATATTGAAGAAAGCATATTAATTCTTGAAGAAAGAATTTTAAAAGATGAAGAAGAATTAAATAATTTATTAAAAAGAAATGAAGAATTGAAGGAAGAATTGAAAATAGCTAAAGAAGCAGCAGATAATTATAGGAAGAAGAAGATTGAATTAGAAAAAATTAGTAATGAAATAAAAAAATTGATGGAAAAAAGAAGAGATTTAGAAAATAAAAAATCTAAGCTTATAGCTGATATGGAAAAATTACAATTAAGTATAAACAATTTAGATCAAGAAATAAATAAGATTAAGGAAAAAGCAAATAAAGGAAAAAGATTATTGGAATATACCACATGGCTTGAAGAATGTTTTATTCCAGCATTAGAAAAAATTGAAGTTACAATATTCAGAGATGCAAATAGAGAATTTAATGAAGAATTTTCAAGATTCTTTTCATTCATGGTTGATGATCCTTCTAAGAGTGTAATGATTGATGAAGAATTTACTCCAATAGTAATGCAAGAATCTTATGAACAAGATATTTCTAATTTAAGTGGGGGAGAAAGAACAGCCTTGGCATTAGCATTTAGATTAGCACTTAATAAGATTGTACAAAAAAGAGCTGGAATAGAAGGAGGATTATTAATATTAGATGAACCAACAGATGGTTTAAGTAAAGAGCAAATAGGGAAAATAGGAGATTTAATAAGAGAACTTGGACTTAATCAAGTAATAATAGTATCACATGAAAGAGAGCTCGAGGGTGCTGTTGATCATATATTTAGAGTGCAAAAAGAAAATGGTAAGTCTAAAGTAATTTTAACAAGGGGCTGA
- the trm14 gene encoding tRNA (guanine(6)-N2)-methyltransferase: MEWFATVNEGLEDIAAKEIQNLLEVKPELGKGRVFFKFKDFTPMYLLNFFSRTINKLYLLLERNKVNTIEEIYKIVKSIDYREFIGFNQSFAIRAERIGKHEFSSMDIGKIVGKAVIDSYMEHTGSKLKVDLENPDVEILALLRFDEILIGINTTGEGLHKRRYRVYNHPAALKTTIASSMLMLVEYNGETLLDPMCGGGTIPIEAAHIARNYPISMFRENYAFKKLIFYNKIDEERILSIIEKRINHNIYEIYSMDISEKHIKGAIKNAESAKVIDTIKFIIGDALNKNSYSKINPKIIATNPPYGIRSWNIKKIEELYKKFLKNLVDLYSGVKLIAITCEQFMRAAQSVEAKILHKRIVKHGNLIASIFLIML, translated from the coding sequence TTGGAATGGTTTGCTACAGTTAATGAAGGATTAGAGGATATTGCTGCTAAGGAAATTCAAAATTTATTAGAAGTAAAACCAGAATTAGGAAAAGGAAGAGTTTTCTTTAAATTTAAAGATTTTACACCAATGTATTTATTAAATTTTTTCTCTAGAACTATTAATAAATTATATCTTCTTCTTGAAAGAAATAAAGTAAATACAATTGAAGAAATTTATAAAATTGTAAAATCAATTGATTATAGAGAATTCATAGGATTTAATCAATCATTTGCAATTAGAGCAGAAAGAATAGGAAAGCATGAATTTTCAAGTATGGATATTGGAAAAATCGTTGGTAAAGCAGTAATTGATTCATATATGGAACACACTGGTAGTAAACTAAAAGTAGATTTAGAAAATCCTGATGTAGAAATATTAGCATTATTAAGATTTGATGAAATATTAATTGGTATAAATACAACAGGAGAGGGGTTACATAAAAGAAGATATAGAGTATATAATCATCCAGCAGCATTAAAGACTACAATTGCTTCATCTATGTTAATGTTAGTAGAATATAATGGAGAAACTTTATTAGATCCTATGTGTGGAGGTGGAACTATACCAATAGAAGCTGCTCATATTGCTAGAAATTATCCAATATCAATGTTTAGAGAAAATTATGCTTTTAAAAAATTAATTTTTTATAATAAAATAGATGAAGAGAGAATTCTATCAATAATTGAGAAACGAATTAATCATAATATTTATGAAATATATTCCATGGATATAAGTGAAAAACATATTAAAGGAGCTATTAAAAATGCTGAATCTGCTAAAGTAATAGATACTATTAAATTTATAATTGGAGATGCTTTAAATAAAAATAGTTATTCAAAAATTAATCCAAAGATAATAGCAACTAATCCTCCATATGGAATAAGATCTTGGAATATTAAGAAAATAGAAGAACTTTATAAAAAATTCTTAAAAAATTTAGTGGATTTATACTCTGGTGTTAAATTAATAGCAATAACTTGTGAACAATTTATGAGAGCTGCTCAATCTGTAGAAGCTAAAATTTTACATAAAAGAATAGTTAAACATGGAAATTTAATTGCAAGTATTTTTCTAATTATGCTATAA